A stretch of Sphingorhabdus sp. YGSMI21 DNA encodes these proteins:
- the creD gene encoding cell envelope integrity protein CreD, with the protein MDKTDENFGVTREERSPGRKFLMVLLMGFLLTIPLFATWLLVYDRQSQSETAQHSIVSGWGGEQIFAGPKLVLPYNVALQETVEQNGKTVTRTNIVQRELFLAPEKLTLDSGLKTSTKKRAIYEVVVYDTNVIGSAMFRLPDDFERNGIAMEDIDFAGAELRFGLSDARGLAGDNSVTVEGEKLSLKPGRGLGETANSGFYAWVDASALVEGGLAADFTVRFKGNESLTIAPHAGLTEWTVRSKWPHPSFAGLFLPEAEESKVTAEGFEAKYVITNLALGSSLVSMQQGAQVNPGSALERVQFQPDSGSASASATVNLIQPVDLYGQVDRAAKYGFLIIGFTFVAFLLFDLIGGVRISSVQYILIGAALVLFFVLLLAFAEIIGFALAFIAASAATIGLITAYSASVLSSWRSASLVGGLLAGLYGAIYILLSLQAYSLLIGSLLIFAALAGVMFVTRRLDWSSSLGRVKG; encoded by the coding sequence ATGGATAAAACTGACGAAAATTTTGGGGTGACCAGGGAGGAGCGGTCCCCCGGCCGCAAATTCCTGATGGTATTGCTAATGGGTTTTTTGCTGACGATACCTTTGTTCGCCACATGGCTGCTGGTGTATGACCGGCAAAGCCAGAGCGAGACCGCGCAGCATTCGATCGTGTCGGGCTGGGGCGGGGAGCAGATATTTGCCGGGCCGAAACTGGTGCTGCCCTATAATGTTGCGCTGCAGGAAACGGTTGAGCAAAACGGCAAGACCGTCACCCGGACCAATATCGTGCAGCGCGAACTCTTTCTGGCACCGGAAAAGCTGACGCTGGACAGCGGACTCAAGACCTCGACCAAGAAGCGCGCGATATATGAAGTCGTCGTCTACGATACCAATGTCATCGGATCGGCTATGTTCAGACTGCCCGACGATTTCGAGCGCAACGGGATTGCGATGGAGGACATTGATTTTGCCGGGGCCGAGCTGCGCTTTGGCTTGTCCGATGCGCGCGGGCTGGCGGGTGACAACAGCGTCACTGTGGAGGGGGAGAAGCTGAGCCTCAAGCCGGGCAGAGGGCTCGGTGAAACCGCCAACAGCGGCTTTTACGCCTGGGTTGATGCCAGCGCTCTCGTCGAGGGCGGGCTGGCAGCGGATTTCACCGTACGTTTCAAGGGCAACGAGAGCCTGACCATTGCGCCCCATGCGGGCCTGACGGAATGGACGGTCCGGTCAAAATGGCCGCACCCCAGCTTCGCCGGACTTTTCCTGCCGGAAGCGGAGGAAAGCAAGGTCACCGCCGAGGGCTTCGAGGCGAAATATGTCATCACCAATCTTGCTCTGGGAAGTTCGCTGGTTTCCATGCAGCAGGGAGCACAGGTCAACCCCGGGTCGGCGTTGGAGAGGGTGCAGTTCCAGCCCGACAGCGGCAGCGCGTCGGCAAGCGCAACGGTCAATCTGATCCAGCCGGTGGATCTCTATGGCCAGGTCGACCGGGCCGCAAAATACGGCTTTCTGATCATCGGCTTTACCTTTGTCGCCTTTCTGCTGTTCGATCTGATCGGCGGCGTGCGGATATCCTCGGTGCAATATATATTGATCGGTGCGGCGCTGGTCTTGTTCTTCGTGTTGCTGCTGGCTTTTGCAGAAATCATCGGTTTCGCGCTCGCCTTCATCGCGGCGTCGGCGGCAACCATCGGGCTGATAACGGCCTATTCGGCCTCGGTTCTGTCGAGCTGGCGTAGCGCAAGTCTGGTCGGCGGATTGCTGGCCGGTCTCTATGGCGCAATCTACATATTGCTCAGCCTGCAGGCTTACTCGCTGCTGATCGGATCGCTGCTGATCTTTGCGGCTCTTGCAGGGGTGATGTTTGTCACCCGTCGACTGGACTGGTCTAGCAGCCTGGGTCGGGTGAAGGGCTGA
- a CDS encoding neutral zinc metallopeptidase, translating to MRLDDLDPSKNVRDQGRGGGRSFGGGGGGGLGLLLSFLPMLLGRKMGCGTILLIGGAAAAFLYFSGGGLQLAGDTGAGGFQSESSGTNVACDTEEELFACQVLASTEQTWAKLFQQQGQRYKPTTLTFYDQSGQSGCGAAQAAMGPFYCPADQGVYLDTSFFREMSTRMGAKGDFAQAYVIAHEVGHHIQNLTGVANQVRNAQRTASKAEGNALQVRMELQADCYAGVWAAQNADRMEPGDVEEGLNAAHAIGDDTLMRGAGQRPVESMFTHGSSEQRMAWLRKGLQTGDPSACDTFARGAV from the coding sequence ATGCGTTTAGACGATCTGGACCCCAGCAAGAATGTTCGCGATCAGGGCCGTGGTGGCGGCCGGAGCTTTGGCGGTGGCGGAGGTGGCGGTCTCGGATTGCTGCTCAGCTTCCTGCCGATGTTGCTCGGCCGGAAAATGGGCTGCGGGACGATCCTGCTGATCGGCGGCGCCGCGGCGGCTTTCCTCTATTTCAGCGGCGGCGGCCTGCAACTGGCTGGCGACACCGGCGCGGGCGGCTTCCAGTCGGAAAGTTCCGGAACCAATGTGGCGTGCGATACGGAGGAAGAGCTTTTCGCCTGTCAGGTGCTCGCCTCGACGGAGCAGACCTGGGCCAAATTGTTCCAGCAACAGGGCCAACGGTACAAGCCCACCACCCTCACCTTTTACGACCAGTCCGGGCAATCGGGCTGTGGTGCGGCGCAAGCAGCGATGGGACCTTTCTATTGCCCGGCGGATCAGGGTGTCTATCTCGACACCAGCTTCTTCCGCGAAATGTCCACGCGCATGGGCGCGAAGGGTGATTTCGCCCAGGCCTATGTGATCGCGCACGAGGTCGGCCATCATATCCAGAATCTGACCGGTGTAGCGAATCAGGTGCGCAACGCCCAGCGCACGGCAAGCAAAGCCGAAGGCAATGCGCTGCAGGTACGGATGGAATTGCAGGCGGACTGTTATGCCGGCGTCTGGGCAGCGCAAAATGCCGACCGCATGGAACCCGGCGATGTCGAGGAAGGCCTGAACGCGGCGCACGCTATCGGCGATGACACGCTAATGCGCGGCGCTGGCCAGCGACCGGTGGAAAGCATGTTCACCCACGGATCTTCCGAACAGCGCATGGCCTGGCTGCGCAAGGGATTGCAAACCGGCGATCCTTCGGCCTGCGACACGTTCGCGCGCGGCGCCGTATAG
- a CDS encoding 3-hydroxybutyrate dehydrogenase — translation MFLKGKTALITGSTSGIGGGYAKALAAEGAAVMINGFGDAGEIEALRQELETLSGTKAAYSSADMTKPVEIRQMCADCAEQLGTVDILINNAGIQFVSPVDEFPEEKWNAVMDIIMNSAFHATKAVLPGMKEKGWGRIINTGSMHSKVASPYKSAYNAAKHAIDGFGKTVALEVAQNGITVNTISPGYTWTPLVEGQIPNTMEVRGLTREQVINDVLLAPQPTKEFVQIDQIAALAIFLCKDEARAITGANISIDGGWTAQ, via the coding sequence ATGTTTTTGAAGGGCAAGACTGCGCTGATCACCGGCTCTACATCGGGCATTGGTGGTGGCTATGCAAAAGCGCTGGCCGCGGAAGGCGCGGCGGTGATGATCAACGGCTTCGGCGACGCGGGCGAGATTGAAGCGCTTCGTCAGGAACTGGAGACATTGAGCGGCACCAAGGCCGCCTATAGCAGCGCCGACATGACCAAGCCGGTGGAAATCCGGCAGATGTGCGCCGATTGTGCCGAGCAGTTGGGGACCGTCGACATCCTGATCAACAATGCCGGTATCCAGTTCGTTTCGCCCGTCGACGAATTTCCCGAGGAAAAATGGAACGCGGTGATGGACATCATCATGAACAGCGCCTTCCACGCGACCAAGGCGGTGCTGCCGGGCATGAAGGAAAAAGGCTGGGGCCGGATCATCAACACCGGATCGATGCACAGCAAGGTCGCGAGCCCCTATAAGTCCGCCTATAATGCGGCAAAGCACGCGATTGACGGCTTTGGCAAGACGGTCGCTCTGGAAGTCGCGCAAAACGGTATCACCGTGAACACGATTTCGCCCGGCTATACCTGGACACCGCTGGTCGAGGGGCAGATCCCGAACACGATGGAAGTGCGCGGGCTGACGCGCGAGCAGGTGATCAACGATGTCCTGCTGGCGCCGCAACCAACCAAGGAGTTTGTCCAGATCGACCAGATCGCTGCGCTCGCCATCTTCCTGTGCAAGGACGAGGCGCGGGCGATTACCGGCGCGAATATTTCGATCGACGGGGGCTGGACCGCACAGTGA
- a CDS encoding DUF4893 domain-containing protein, giving the protein MIAGLFLLVAAAAEVPVAPLWRERATTADVERLENWKEALEIGRSGVTGAGQGALLAARSPLFKTDAALAGSDIPQGLYNCSITKLDGDADGGLPYIAYPAFKCRIVDQNGRKHFTKLTGSQRTIGWIDKAAGNQSIYLGSLIYHYENALVPYGQTAKRDQAAVVQRIGPKRWRMIFPFPAYESKVDVMELTPAE; this is encoded by the coding sequence GTGATTGCCGGGCTGTTCTTGCTCGTTGCAGCCGCCGCGGAGGTGCCAGTCGCACCGCTATGGCGTGAGCGGGCGACAACTGCCGATGTAGAAAGGCTGGAAAATTGGAAGGAGGCGCTGGAGATCGGTCGATCGGGCGTCACCGGTGCGGGGCAGGGTGCCTTGCTTGCCGCTCGTTCTCCGCTTTTCAAAACCGATGCGGCTCTGGCTGGCAGTGACATTCCGCAAGGCCTCTATAATTGCTCAATCACCAAGCTGGATGGCGATGCCGATGGCGGGCTGCCCTATATCGCTTATCCTGCCTTCAAATGCCGGATCGTGGATCAGAATGGCCGCAAGCATTTCACCAAATTGACCGGCTCGCAGCGCACGATCGGCTGGATCGACAAAGCGGCCGGGAACCAGTCAATATATCTCGGCTCCCTGATCTACCATTATGAAAATGCTCTGGTGCCTTATGGCCAGACTGCCAAACGCGATCAGGCGGCGGTTGTCCAGCGCATCGGACCAAAACGCTGGCGGATGATATTTCCGTTTCCCGCCTATGAAAGCAAGGTCGACGTGATGGAGTTGACGCCAGCGGAATGA
- a CDS encoding amidohydrolase has translation MRNITKLGLMAAASMIAVMPAQADGLKDAIAADMPSLMDIYRDLHANPELSGEEVRTAAKLAAEARRLGYEVTENVGGTGVVAIMKNGEGPTVMLRADMDGLPLEEKTGLPFASKAQAKTRQGNDTYVMHACGHDTHMTGWVATARQLAERKAEWSGTLVMILQPAEETGEGAMAMLEDGLYTRFPKPDYALAFHDAAGVPAGYIGYAPGFALANVDSVDIQVKGVGGHGAYPHTTKDPVVLASRIVGALQTLVSREIDPQDPAVVTVGSFQAGSKHNIISDEALLLITVRSYGDATRAKLLDGIKRIARGEAIAAGMPEDRMPVVSVRDAEFTPATYNSPEFSMEMARLFETRFGKDRVVQSKPVMGGEDFSRYRRADENIKSMIFWVGGVPMTEYQASVAAGTKLPSLHSPFWAPDAETVIKTGAEALTAATLQIMKK, from the coding sequence ATGCGGAATATTACAAAACTCGGATTGATGGCAGCAGCTTCAATGATCGCGGTCATGCCGGCACAGGCCGACGGTCTGAAGGATGCCATCGCGGCGGACATGCCCTCGCTGATGGATATCTATCGTGATCTGCATGCCAATCCCGAACTGAGTGGCGAGGAAGTGCGCACAGCCGCCAAGCTGGCTGCCGAAGCCCGGCGTCTGGGCTATGAGGTTACCGAAAATGTCGGTGGCACCGGCGTGGTCGCGATCATGAAAAATGGCGAGGGCCCGACGGTGATGTTGCGCGCCGACATGGACGGCCTGCCGCTGGAGGAAAAAACCGGGCTGCCATTCGCATCGAAGGCCCAGGCGAAAACCCGACAGGGCAATGATACCTATGTGATGCACGCCTGCGGTCATGACACGCATATGACGGGCTGGGTTGCCACCGCACGGCAACTGGCTGAGCGCAAAGCCGAATGGTCGGGCACGCTGGTGATGATCCTGCAACCGGCCGAAGAGACGGGCGAGGGCGCGATGGCGATGCTGGAAGACGGTCTCTATACCCGCTTTCCCAAGCCGGACTATGCGCTGGCCTTTCACGATGCAGCCGGCGTTCCTGCAGGATATATCGGCTATGCGCCCGGCTTCGCGCTGGCCAATGTCGACAGCGTCGATATCCAGGTGAAGGGCGTTGGCGGCCATGGTGCCTATCCGCACACCACCAAGGATCCCGTCGTGCTGGCCAGCCGGATAGTCGGCGCGCTGCAAACATTGGTGAGCCGCGAGATCGATCCGCAGGATCCCGCCGTTGTCACGGTTGGCAGTTTCCAGGCCGGCTCCAAGCATAATATCATTTCCGACGAGGCGTTGCTGCTGATCACCGTGCGCAGCTATGGCGATGCCACCCGGGCCAAGCTGCTCGACGGGATCAAGAGGATTGCGCGCGGTGAAGCGATTGCCGCGGGCATGCCCGAGGACCGGATGCCGGTCGTGTCGGTGCGCGATGCGGAGTTCACCCCCGCTACCTACAACAGCCCGGAATTTTCAATGGAAATGGCGCGGCTGTTCGAAACCCGCTTCGGCAAGGATCGCGTCGTGCAGTCGAAGCCGGTGATGGGTGGCGAGGATTTCAGCCGCTACCGCCGTGCCGATGAAAATATCAAGAGCATGATCTTCTGGGTTGGTGGCGTCCCTATGACAGAATATCAGGCCTCGGTGGCGGCAGGTACGAAATTGCCATCGCTGCACAGCCCATTCTGGGCGCCCGATGCGGAGACGGTGATCAAGACCGGCGCCGAGGCTCTGACCGCCGCAACCTTGCAGATCATGAAGAAATAG
- a CDS encoding helix-turn-helix transcriptional regulator, with protein sequence MTVQKLFAGAAIKRLRRSAAMTQVALAEALDISPSYLNLIERNQRPLSARLMLLLAERFDFDPRQLIAAEPGGGIDAIRQRLANPLFEDLSIDRTELEEWLIASPNTAEAFVRLFDNRKTGDETGDSGAPDPIQAVRREIERWRNHFADLDAMAEQLADELRLGAGDLYGAITERLRVKHQLTIRILPETVLPDKLRRLDLHARQLQLSEMLDPASRTFQAALLLGQIEAKAEIDALAAGGKFTDRAAEKLFRRHLSGYFAAALMMPYGRFLKACEQSGYRIQLLQRRFGAGFEQVAHRLTTLQRVGSRGLPFFMVRIDRSGMISKRYAGASNAPLVESAHRCPLWDIHRVFEQPAEIRSQLVALEDGSTWFTLSRAVQGIGSGAGGHTPAFAIGLGVSADVASALYYARGKDLGIEQADAIGLGCTACTRPQCSQRSAPPRSRALKFDERERGLTPFDFVND encoded by the coding sequence ATGACAGTCCAGAAACTATTTGCCGGTGCCGCTATCAAACGGCTGCGGCGCAGCGCCGCGATGACTCAGGTCGCGCTGGCCGAAGCGCTGGATATTTCGCCCAGCTATCTCAATCTGATCGAACGCAACCAGCGGCCGCTCAGCGCCCGTCTGATGCTGTTGCTGGCCGAACGGTTCGATTTTGATCCGCGACAGCTGATTGCCGCAGAACCGGGTGGCGGAATAGATGCGATCCGCCAGCGCCTCGCCAATCCGCTGTTCGAGGACCTGTCGATCGATCGAACGGAGCTGGAAGAATGGCTGATCGCGTCGCCCAATACGGCCGAAGCCTTTGTCCGCCTGTTTGACAATCGCAAGACCGGCGATGAAACGGGGGATAGCGGGGCGCCCGATCCGATCCAGGCAGTCCGCCGGGAAATAGAACGCTGGCGCAACCATTTCGCCGATCTCGATGCCATGGCCGAGCAGCTTGCCGACGAACTGCGCCTCGGTGCTGGCGATCTCTATGGGGCGATTACCGAAAGGCTCCGGGTCAAACATCAGCTGACGATCAGGATCCTGCCGGAAACCGTACTGCCTGACAAGCTGCGCCGACTGGACCTGCACGCCCGGCAGTTGCAGTTGTCGGAAATGCTCGACCCTGCCTCCCGCACGTTTCAGGCCGCACTCTTGCTCGGCCAGATCGAGGCTAAGGCAGAGATTGACGCGCTGGCGGCGGGCGGGAAATTCACGGACCGTGCGGCCGAAAAGCTGTTCCGTCGGCACCTGTCCGGCTATTTCGCGGCGGCGTTGATGATGCCTTATGGCCGGTTTCTAAAGGCCTGCGAACAGAGCGGTTATCGGATCCAGTTGCTCCAGCGCCGCTTCGGTGCGGGCTTCGAACAGGTCGCCCATCGGCTGACCACCTTGCAGCGCGTCGGCTCGCGCGGCCTGCCGTTCTTCATGGTCAGGATCGACCGTTCGGGGATGATTTCCAAACGCTATGCCGGAGCGAGCAACGCGCCGCTGGTCGAAAGCGCCCATCGCTGTCCTCTCTGGGACATCCACCGGGTTTTCGAGCAACCGGCCGAAATCCGGTCGCAACTGGTCGCTCTGGAAGACGGTTCGACATGGTTCACTTTGTCGCGTGCGGTGCAGGGCATCGGCTCCGGAGCGGGCGGGCACACGCCGGCTTTTGCCATCGGCCTCGGGGTGTCCGCCGATGTCGCGTCGGCGCTCTATTATGCGCGGGGCAAGGATCTGGGTATCGAGCAAGCCGATGCAATCGGTCTGGGCTGCACGGCCTGTACCCGGCCGCAATGTTCGCAGCGGTCCGCCCCGCCGCGCAGCCGCGCGCTCAAATTCGATGAAAGGGAGCGCGGCCTGACGCCGTTTGATTTCGTCAACGACTAG
- a CDS encoding TIGR03013 family XrtA/PEP-CTERM system glycosyltransferase, which translates to MIRLFKHYIPYPVIFLGLIDFALLLAAAEVGWILRAIQIDMGVGTIFDRPGPIFSFAFALQLALIAVGVYGPEALQSLRFAAARILVAISLGVIFLSLLAFALPGITLWRSNSLYAMILAITFLMVIRVLLGTMLDSDIFKRRLLILGAGPRAARIAALEKRPECGFIVAGYVSMNEGARVIDSAVRRQDIDNLPQHVIDLEVSEVVLALEERRNALPVADLLTIKTTGVHVNDLSSFLERETGRVDLDSVNPSWFIFSDGFSSGRRLSTTFKRGFDIFLSFLLLILTGPVILLFALLIRLESRGGSFFKQERVGLYGQRFNILKLRSMRADAEPDGEAIWASENDPRITRIGNFIRKVRIDELPQAWSVLKGEMSFVGPRPERPQFVDDLQTQMPYYAERHIVKPGITGWAQINYPYGASTEDSRHKLEYDLYYAKNYTPFLDLLIILQTIRVVLWPEGAR; encoded by the coding sequence ATGATCCGATTGTTCAAACATTATATTCCTTACCCTGTCATCTTTCTGGGTTTGATCGATTTCGCGCTGCTGCTTGCAGCCGCGGAAGTGGGCTGGATATTGCGCGCGATCCAGATCGACATGGGGGTCGGAACGATTTTCGATCGTCCGGGGCCGATATTCAGCTTTGCCTTTGCCCTGCAACTGGCGCTGATCGCGGTCGGCGTATACGGACCCGAGGCGCTGCAATCCCTGCGCTTTGCCGCCGCCCGCATCCTGGTCGCAATCTCGCTGGGGGTTATTTTCCTCTCCCTGCTCGCTTTCGCGCTGCCCGGCATCACGCTCTGGCGCTCCAATTCACTCTACGCGATGATCCTGGCGATCACCTTCCTGATGGTCATTCGCGTCCTGCTGGGGACCATGCTCGACAGCGATATTTTCAAGCGACGGCTGCTCATCCTCGGGGCAGGGCCGCGGGCCGCGCGTATCGCCGCGCTGGAAAAACGCCCGGAATGCGGCTTCATCGTTGCCGGCTATGTCTCGATGAATGAAGGGGCGCGCGTGATTGACAGCGCGGTCCGCCGTCAGGATATCGACAATCTGCCGCAGCATGTGATCGATCTCGAGGTCAGCGAAGTGGTTCTGGCGCTCGAGGAAAGACGCAATGCGCTTCCCGTCGCCGATTTGCTGACGATCAAGACAACCGGCGTGCATGTCAACGATTTGTCCAGCTTTCTCGAACGCGAAACCGGACGGGTCGATCTGGATAGCGTCAATCCGAGCTGGTTCATCTTTTCCGACGGCTTTTCCTCGGGGCGGCGACTGTCGACCACGTTCAAGCGGGGTTTCGACATATTCCTGAGCTTCCTGTTGCTGATCCTGACCGGGCCGGTAATCCTGCTCTTTGCGCTGCTGATCAGGCTGGAAAGCCGCGGCGGTTCCTTTTTCAAACAGGAGCGCGTCGGTCTCTACGGCCAGAGGTTCAACATATTGAAGCTTCGCTCCATGCGCGCCGATGCAGAGCCGGATGGCGAGGCAATATGGGCGAGTGAAAATGATCCGCGGATCACGCGCATCGGCAATTTCATCCGCAAGGTCCGGATTGACGAGCTGCCCCAGGCCTGGAGCGTGTTGAAGGGCGAGATGAGCTTCGTCGGTCCGCGTCCGGAACGGCCGCAATTTGTCGACGATCTGCAGACGCAAATGCCTTATTATGCGGAGCGTCATATCGTCAAACCCGGGATCACCGGCTGGGCGCAGATCAACTATCCCTACGGCGCGTCGACCGAGGATTCCCGGCACAAGCTTGAATATGATCTCTATTATGCAAAAAATTACACACCATTTCTCGATTTGCTGATCATCCTGCAGACCATCAGGGTCGTGTTGTGGCCGGAAGGAGCGCGCTGA
- the prsK gene encoding XrtA/PEP-CTERM system histidine kinase PrsK, with protein sequence MGSLLDYISLFGHGIAAALFGALAIWQFQRKVERNNKQIWLTIAITLTSFWALSIAVEGYLSPISRFAETLRNFGWLGFMFILLRAGEGRDEPKTVNGIYAALSFVLVGQMLVDSMLPAFSGSPRLENVTLYTSLVLRMIFAVGALVLVHNLYSISAPETRWGIRLPMASLAAIWTYDLNLFTITYLTQSVPMELHAMRGPMIAVIAPILALASLRNTEWNLKLSRSVAFRSLSLVAIGSYLLMMVVIATALQIIGGDYARLAQISFLFGATIGALLLLPSGRFRAWLKVKLAKNFFQHRYDYRSEWIRFTDTIGRPGVDSAPFHQRVIKAIADITESPAGILLVPDESGQLVLQSRWNWSSIEVPARACTTRTIPFLESTSHIVEFDTLRAGKDDKCDAAAIPEWMTKDDQAWVAVPLVHFDRLAGLMLLARPRIDRKLDWEDLDMLRVVGRQVASYLAESRSQESLSEAQRFDEFNRRMAFIMHDIKNLVSQLSLLARNAKRHADNPEFQADMIETLQDSADRMNGLLERLSQHNKSHPEEPKSVKVADLIRSIIEKKRLLHSLECSRVDDLTIFADPARVEQILGHLIQNAIDASTEDQPITINARRRDLSVAIEVCDQGTGMSAEFVRNQLFKPFSSSKQGGFGIGAYEARELARSMNGRLEVESTENVGSRFTLLLPLAKHLPKDISADERAA encoded by the coding sequence ATGGGATCGCTTCTCGACTATATCAGCCTGTTCGGTCACGGCATCGCCGCCGCGCTTTTCGGCGCGCTGGCGATCTGGCAATTCCAGCGGAAGGTTGAACGCAACAACAAGCAGATATGGCTGACCATCGCGATCACGCTGACCAGTTTCTGGGCATTGTCGATCGCGGTCGAGGGATATCTGTCACCGATTTCGCGTTTTGCGGAAACCCTGCGCAATTTTGGCTGGCTCGGCTTCATGTTCATCCTGCTGCGGGCAGGGGAAGGCCGCGACGAGCCGAAGACGGTCAACGGCATCTATGCGGCGCTCTCCTTCGTGCTCGTCGGGCAGATGCTGGTGGATTCAATGCTTCCGGCCTTTTCCGGCAGTCCGCGGCTCGAAAATGTGACGCTTTACACCTCGTTGGTGCTGCGGATGATCTTTGCCGTGGGCGCCCTGGTTCTGGTGCACAATCTCTATTCGATTTCGGCGCCGGAAACCCGCTGGGGCATCCGGTTGCCGATGGCCTCGCTGGCCGCGATCTGGACCTATGATCTCAATTTGTTCACAATCACCTATCTGACCCAGAGCGTCCCCATGGAACTGCACGCGATGCGCGGGCCGATGATCGCGGTGATCGCGCCGATTCTGGCCCTGGCGTCCTTGCGCAACACGGAATGGAATCTGAAACTGTCGCGCAGCGTCGCTTTCCGTTCTCTGTCGCTGGTGGCGATCGGCAGCTATCTGCTGATGATGGTCGTGATCGCGACGGCGCTGCAGATCATCGGCGGAGACTATGCCCGTCTGGCCCAGATCAGCTTCCTGTTCGGAGCTACCATCGGTGCCTTGTTGCTGTTGCCATCGGGCCGTTTCCGCGCCTGGCTGAAGGTGAAGCTGGCGAAGAATTTCTTCCAGCACCGCTATGACTATCGATCGGAGTGGATCCGTTTCACGGATACTATCGGCCGGCCCGGCGTGGATAGCGCGCCGTTCCACCAACGGGTGATCAAGGCGATCGCCGATATCACGGAGTCGCCAGCCGGGATTTTGCTGGTGCCCGATGAATCCGGGCAACTGGTGCTGCAATCCCGCTGGAACTGGTCATCAATCGAGGTCCCGGCGCGGGCCTGCACGACGAGAACCATCCCCTTTCTCGAAAGCACCAGTCATATCGTCGAATTTGACACGTTGCGGGCGGGCAAGGATGACAAATGCGATGCCGCGGCCATTCCCGAATGGATGACCAAAGATGATCAGGCATGGGTTGCGGTGCCGCTGGTACATTTTGACCGGCTTGCCGGCCTGATGCTGCTAGCGCGTCCCAGAATCGACCGCAAACTGGACTGGGAGGATCTCGACATGCTCCGCGTTGTCGGCCGTCAGGTGGCAAGCTATTTGGCTGAATCGCGCAGTCAGGAATCCCTGTCGGAGGCGCAGAGGTTCGATGAATTCAACCGACGCATGGCCTTCATCATGCATGATATCAAAAATCTGGTCAGCCAACTCAGCCTGCTGGCGCGCAACGCCAAGCGCCATGCTGACAATCCCGAGTTTCAGGCGGATATGATCGAGACGCTGCAGGATTCGGCAGACCGGATGAACGGGCTGCTCGAACGCCTGTCGCAGCATAACAAGAGCCACCCCGAGGAACCGAAGTCGGTCAAGGTTGCCGACCTTATCCGCTCGATCATCGAGAAGAAGCGGTTGCTTCACAGTCTGGAATGCAGCCGTGTCGATGATCTGACGATTTTCGCGGATCCGGCCCGGGTGGAACAGATACTGGGTCATTTGATCCAGAATGCGATCGACGCCAGCACCGAAGACCAGCCGATCACCATCAACGCGCGGCGCCGTGACCTGAGCGTGGCCATCGAAGTCTGTGACCAGGGCACCGGCATGTCCGCCGAATTTGTCCGCAACCAGCTCTTCAAGCCTTTCTCATCAAGCAAACAGGGCGGCTTTGGAATCGGAGCCTATGAAGCGCGCGAACTGGCACGGTCGATGAACGGGCGTCTGGAAGTGGAGAGCACCGAAAATGTGGGGAGCCGCTTCACGCTGCTTCTGCCGCTCGCCAAACATTTGCCGAAAGATATTTCCGCTGACGAAAGGGCCGCATGA